One genomic segment of Micromonospora sp. WMMC415 includes these proteins:
- a CDS encoding sugar ABC transporter ATP-binding protein — protein sequence MTDAPLVEAPAGTVAGEVVLRLTDVVKTFPGVRALDGVQLEVRAGEVHCLLGQNGAGKSTLIKVLAGVHRPDSGTVEWRGEPVTFTNPQAAMRAGIATIYQELDLVEDLSVAENAFLGHEPRRLGFVRRGQMARRTRQILGRLGHAEIPPNRMVRSLPAAGKQVVSMARALSHEARLIIMDEPSAVLAHDEVGNLFRIIRELTAQGIAVIYISHRLEEIREIGDRVTVLKDGRTTAANLPARDTPTRDLVSKMTGRTIEYVFPDRPAAAPAGDDLLRVDRLTRAGEFADVSLGVRAGEIVGIAGLVGSGRSELLETIYGARRADAGTVRVAARALRPGSVRSAVRAGLGMAPEERKSQALLLGEPIYRNVTLATFGRYSRAGFTDAARERAEADRIAESLDLRPRDVRRPVRTLSGGNQQKVVVGRWLLGDTKLLLLDEPTRGVDVGARAELYQVIRALAARGVGVLLVSSEVPEVLGLADRVLVMREGRVVREAPATELDENTVLDLVMAGSLMEGAPA from the coding sequence GTGACCGATGCCCCGCTGGTCGAAGCGCCCGCCGGCACCGTCGCCGGCGAGGTGGTCCTGCGCCTCACCGACGTGGTGAAGACCTTCCCGGGCGTACGCGCCCTCGACGGCGTGCAGTTGGAGGTCCGCGCGGGGGAGGTGCACTGCCTGCTCGGGCAGAACGGCGCCGGCAAGTCCACCCTGATCAAGGTCCTCGCGGGGGTGCACCGCCCGGACTCGGGGACCGTCGAGTGGCGCGGCGAGCCGGTCACGTTCACCAACCCGCAGGCCGCCATGCGTGCCGGCATCGCCACCATCTACCAGGAACTGGACCTGGTCGAGGACCTGTCGGTGGCGGAGAACGCCTTCCTGGGCCACGAGCCGCGCCGCCTCGGCTTCGTCCGACGCGGTCAGATGGCCCGCCGGACCCGCCAGATCCTCGGCCGGCTCGGGCACGCCGAGATCCCGCCGAACCGGATGGTCCGGTCGCTGCCGGCCGCCGGCAAACAGGTCGTCAGCATGGCCCGCGCGCTGTCCCACGAGGCCCGACTGATCATCATGGACGAGCCGAGCGCCGTGCTCGCCCACGACGAGGTCGGCAACCTCTTCCGGATCATCCGCGAACTGACCGCGCAGGGCATCGCCGTCATCTACATCTCCCACCGGCTGGAGGAGATCCGCGAGATCGGCGACCGGGTCACCGTACTCAAGGACGGCCGGACCACCGCGGCGAACCTGCCGGCCCGCGACACCCCGACCCGCGACCTGGTCTCGAAGATGACCGGCCGGACCATCGAGTACGTCTTCCCGGACCGGCCCGCCGCGGCGCCGGCCGGCGACGACCTGCTCCGCGTCGACCGGCTGACCCGGGCGGGCGAGTTCGCCGACGTCTCGCTCGGCGTCCGGGCCGGCGAGATCGTCGGCATCGCCGGGCTGGTCGGCTCCGGCCGGTCCGAGCTGCTGGAGACCATCTACGGCGCCCGCCGGGCCGACGCCGGCACCGTGCGGGTCGCCGCCCGGGCGCTCCGCCCGGGCAGCGTCAGGTCCGCCGTACGCGCCGGCCTCGGCATGGCCCCCGAGGAGCGCAAGAGCCAGGCGCTGCTGCTGGGCGAGCCGATCTACCGCAACGTCACGCTCGCCACCTTCGGCCGGTACTCCCGGGCGGGTTTCACCGACGCCGCGCGGGAGCGGGCCGAGGCGGACCGGATCGCGGAGAGCCTCGACCTGCGGCCCCGCGACGTCCGGCGGCCGGTGCGGACGCTCTCCGGCGGCAACCAGCAGAAGGTCGTGGTCGGGCGGTGGCTGCTCGGCGACACGAAGCTGCTGCTGCTCGACGAGCCGACCCGGGGCGTGGACGTCGGCGCGCGGGCCGAGCTGTACCAGGTGATCCGTGCCCTGGCCGCCCGCGGCGTCGGGGTGCTGCTGGTGTCCAGTGAGGTGCCCGAGGTGCTCGGCCTCGCCGACCGCGTGCTGGTCATGCGGGAGGGCCGGGTCGTCCGCGAGGCGCCGGCCACCGAACTCGACGAGAACACCGTGCTCGACCTCGTCATGGCGGGGTCCCTGATGGAAGGCGCACCGGCATGA
- a CDS encoding ABC transporter permease — MSDSTPTSTAAPERGTGLPAQSPPVDPAETALASEKTGGRLSWWHGEGGEGARRNLALVGVLVVLIIIGAATRSDLYSDPDWVWANMLSILKLASVVGVVTVGMTFVIIGGGIDLSVGAIVALAGVWCTTLATQSYGAGGMIFSALTVGLAVGVVNGLLISYGRLVPFIATLAMLVAARGLAAEISDKQTQVSDNTFINGIASTNLLGIPLLVYILAAVVAAGWVLLNRTTFGRRTVAVGGNPEAARLAGIDVKRHTLLLYALSGLCCGIAAIMLTAQANSAQAAMANLYELDAIAAAIIGGTLLSGGRGTIIGSLLGVVIFATITNLFAINGLSTEAQNMVKGGIIVAAVLVQQVQFRSLTQFLNRNRLTTT, encoded by the coding sequence ATGAGCGATTCCACGCCCACCTCCACCGCCGCGCCGGAGCGCGGAACGGGGCTGCCGGCGCAGTCGCCGCCCGTGGACCCGGCGGAGACGGCCCTGGCGAGCGAGAAGACCGGCGGCCGGCTCTCCTGGTGGCACGGCGAGGGGGGCGAGGGCGCCCGACGCAACCTCGCCCTGGTGGGGGTTCTGGTCGTGCTGATCATCATCGGCGCGGCCACCCGCTCCGACCTCTACTCCGACCCGGACTGGGTCTGGGCCAACATGCTCAGCATCCTCAAGCTCGCGTCGGTGGTCGGCGTGGTCACGGTCGGCATGACGTTCGTGATCATCGGTGGCGGCATCGACCTCTCCGTCGGCGCGATCGTCGCGCTCGCCGGGGTCTGGTGCACCACGCTCGCCACGCAGAGCTACGGAGCCGGGGGCATGATCTTCAGCGCACTCACCGTCGGGCTCGCGGTGGGAGTGGTGAACGGCCTGCTCATCTCGTACGGGCGGCTGGTCCCGTTCATCGCGACCCTGGCGATGCTGGTCGCCGCCCGGGGCCTCGCCGCGGAGATCTCCGACAAACAGACCCAGGTGTCCGACAACACCTTCATCAACGGCATCGCCAGCACGAACCTGCTCGGGATCCCGCTGCTGGTCTACATCCTCGCCGCGGTGGTCGCCGCCGGCTGGGTGCTGCTCAACCGCACCACGTTCGGCCGGCGGACCGTCGCGGTCGGCGGCAACCCGGAAGCGGCCCGGCTGGCCGGCATCGACGTCAAGCGGCACACCCTGCTGCTGTACGCGCTGTCCGGCCTCTGCTGCGGCATCGCGGCCATCATGCTGACCGCCCAGGCCAACTCGGCGCAGGCGGCGATGGCCAACCTCTACGAGTTGGACGCGATCGCCGCCGCGATCATCGGCGGCACGCTGCTCAGCGGCGGGCGGGGCACCATCATCGGCTCCCTGCTCGGGGTGGTCATCTTCGCCACCATCACCAACCTCTTCGCCATCAACGGCCTCTCCACGGAGGCCCAGAACATGGTCAAGGGCGGCATCATCGTCGCGGCCGTCCTGGTCCAGCAGGTCCAGTTCCGCAGCCTCACCCAGTTCCTCAACCGGAACCGGCTCACCACCACCTGA
- a CDS encoding substrate-binding domain-containing protein — protein sequence MTQHSRDLSRRRLLFGGAAVGAGVLLAGCTSNEAQPTEAQTKAAAPGGNNEPGKRVVIGFSAPAADHGWIAAITNNAKAQAGAYSDVEFKTVEAGADAAAQRAALSTLISQKPDVIVLLPHDGKELNAFGLEAMQAGIPVVNLDRAFPDAKAYRLQIKGDNYGMGVAAATYIIAQLKAKNVTAPVIGEIAGMDELELTQERSKGFADTLAQAGFKVQNRRAARFTADTGQQEAAQLLQALPKMDALWNHDDDQGIGVLAAIKQANRSEFFMVGGAGSKKAIEDIQADNTVLKATVTYSPSMASSAISLARLIGQGKGMSDLVELQVPKEIILASETITKENASNYLKLGF from the coding sequence ATGACCCAGCACAGCCGCGACCTGTCGCGCCGCCGGCTGCTCTTCGGCGGGGCCGCTGTCGGCGCCGGCGTCCTGCTCGCCGGCTGCACCAGCAACGAGGCCCAGCCGACCGAGGCGCAGACCAAGGCGGCGGCACCCGGCGGCAACAACGAGCCGGGCAAGCGCGTCGTCATCGGCTTCTCCGCCCCCGCCGCCGACCACGGCTGGATCGCCGCCATCACCAACAACGCCAAGGCGCAGGCCGGCGCGTACTCCGACGTGGAGTTCAAGACGGTCGAGGCCGGCGCGGACGCGGCGGCCCAGCGGGCAGCGCTGTCCACGCTGATCTCGCAGAAGCCGGACGTGATCGTGCTGCTGCCGCACGACGGCAAGGAACTCAACGCGTTCGGCCTGGAGGCGATGCAGGCCGGCATCCCGGTGGTCAACCTGGACCGGGCGTTCCCGGACGCCAAGGCGTACCGGCTGCAGATCAAGGGCGACAACTACGGCATGGGCGTGGCCGCCGCCACGTACATCATCGCCCAGCTCAAGGCCAAGAACGTCACCGCCCCGGTGATCGGTGAGATCGCCGGCATGGACGAGCTGGAGCTGACCCAGGAGCGGTCGAAGGGCTTCGCGGACACGCTGGCCCAGGCCGGCTTCAAGGTCCAGAACCGCCGCGCGGCCCGGTTCACCGCCGACACGGGCCAGCAGGAGGCCGCCCAACTCCTCCAGGCCCTGCCGAAGATGGACGCCCTCTGGAACCACGACGACGACCAGGGCATCGGCGTACTGGCCGCGATCAAGCAGGCCAACCGCAGCGAGTTCTTCATGGTCGGCGGCGCCGGCTCGAAGAAGGCCATCGAGGACATCCAGGCCGACAACACCGTGCTGAAGGCCACCGTCACCTACAGCCCCTCGATGGCCTCCTCGGCCATCTCCCTGGCCCGTCTCATCGGGCAGGGCAAGGGCATGTCCGACCTGGTGGAGCTCCAGGTGCCCAAGGAGATCATCCTCGCCTCCGAGACGATCACGAAGGAGAACGCGAGCAACTACCTGAAGCTCGGGTTCTGA
- a CDS encoding Gfo/Idh/MocA family protein, which translates to MVGYAFMGAAHSQAWRTVNRVYDLPARARMALICGRDTGKVAEAADRLGWEAYTTDWRDLVARDDIDVVDVCTPGDSHAEIALAALAAGKHVLCEKPLANTVSEARAMAAAAATAQAAGVRSMCGFNYRRVPAVTMMRQLVADGRLGVIRHVRATYLQDWIVDPQFPLVWRLQKDKAGSGALGDIGAHIIDLTQYVTGQLITGVSAVTETFVKERPLPAGSSGLAATLDGDGHRPATGPVTVDDAAVFVARLDGGALATYEASRFATGRKNALRVEINGSLGSVVFDLERLNELEFYDATRPAAEQGFSRILVTEGEHPYMSAWWPPGHIIGYEHSFTHQMRDFVEAVATGVDPAPSFADALQVQLVLDAVSRSAELGSSWTDVEPALATVAA; encoded by the coding sequence ATGGTCGGCTACGCGTTCATGGGCGCCGCGCACTCACAGGCGTGGCGCACCGTGAACCGGGTGTACGACCTGCCGGCGCGGGCCCGGATGGCGCTGATCTGCGGCCGGGACACCGGGAAGGTGGCCGAGGCCGCCGACCGGCTCGGCTGGGAGGCGTACACCACGGACTGGCGCGACCTGGTCGCCCGGGACGACATCGACGTGGTCGACGTCTGCACGCCGGGCGACAGTCACGCCGAGATCGCCCTCGCCGCGCTGGCCGCCGGCAAGCACGTGCTGTGCGAGAAGCCGTTGGCCAACACGGTGTCCGAGGCCCGGGCGATGGCCGCCGCGGCGGCGACCGCCCAGGCCGCCGGGGTGCGGTCGATGTGCGGGTTCAACTACCGCCGGGTGCCCGCGGTCACGATGATGCGGCAGCTGGTCGCCGACGGACGGCTCGGGGTGATCCGGCACGTCCGGGCGACCTACCTGCAGGACTGGATCGTGGATCCGCAGTTCCCGCTGGTCTGGCGCCTGCAGAAGGACAAGGCGGGCTCCGGCGCGCTGGGCGACATCGGCGCGCACATCATCGACCTGACCCAGTACGTCACCGGCCAGCTCATCACCGGGGTCAGCGCCGTCACCGAGACGTTCGTCAAGGAACGGCCGCTGCCCGCCGGATCGAGCGGCCTGGCGGCCACGCTGGACGGTGACGGGCACCGCCCCGCCACCGGCCCGGTGACCGTCGACGACGCCGCCGTGTTCGTCGCGCGGCTGGACGGCGGCGCGCTGGCGACGTACGAGGCGAGCCGGTTCGCCACCGGCCGGAAGAACGCCCTCCGGGTGGAGATCAACGGGTCGCTCGGCTCGGTGGTCTTCGACCTGGAACGCCTCAACGAACTGGAGTTCTACGACGCGACGCGGCCCGCCGCCGAGCAGGGCTTCAGCCGGATCCTGGTGACCGAGGGCGAGCACCCGTACATGTCGGCCTGGTGGCCGCCGGGCCACATCATCGGGTACGAGCACTCCTTCACCCACCAGATGCGGGACTTCGTCGAGGCGGTGGCGACCGGCGTCGACCCGGCGCCCTCGTTCGCCGACGCGTTGCAGGTCCAACTGGTGCTGGACGCGGTGAGCCGGTCGGCCGAGCTCGGTTCCTCGTGGACCGACGTGGAGCCGGCACTGGCGACGGTCGCCGCCTGA
- a CDS encoding inositol-3-phosphate synthase: MRTGVWLVGARGSVATTSIVGALALRAGLTGPTGCVTELPEVRGPALPSFTDLVLGGHDVVTTPLAKRAEALAAAGVLPGRLVAALTDELAAVEPELRLAPTGGTQAERAAAIVRDLTDFRQRHRLARVVVVNVSATEPAPRPHPAHADPAALRAALTGPDEVLPPSSLYAYAAVTAGCPYVDFTPSTGLRLPALTALADEHRVPYAGHDGKTGETLLKSVLAPMFAMRHLEVRSWSGINLLGGGDGATLADPDANAAKVRSKQRLLGETLGYLPQGGTRIEYVEELGDFKTAWDLVTFAGFLGTGGRLQFTWHGCDSALAAPLVLDLARLTAAAHAAGHTGPLTDLAFFFKDPLGTTTHALADQWTRLCDLARRLHKGGTDAPRR, translated from the coding sequence ATGCGTACGGGTGTCTGGCTGGTGGGGGCGCGCGGCTCGGTCGCGACCACCAGCATCGTCGGGGCGCTCGCCCTGCGGGCCGGCCTGACCGGGCCGACCGGGTGCGTCACCGAGCTTCCCGAGGTGCGCGGTCCCGCCCTGCCGTCCTTCACCGACCTGGTCCTCGGCGGGCACGACGTCGTCACCACCCCGCTCGCGAAGCGCGCCGAGGCCCTCGCCGCCGCCGGCGTGCTGCCGGGCCGCCTGGTCGCCGCGCTGACCGACGAGCTGGCCGCGGTCGAGCCGGAGCTGCGCCTCGCGCCCACCGGCGGGACGCAGGCCGAGCGCGCCGCCGCGATCGTCCGCGACCTCACCGACTTCCGGCAGCGGCACCGGCTGGCCCGGGTGGTGGTGGTCAACGTCTCGGCCACCGAACCGGCACCCCGCCCGCACCCGGCGCACGCCGACCCGGCCGCCCTGCGGGCCGCCCTCACCGGCCCCGACGAGGTGCTGCCCCCCAGCTCGCTGTACGCGTACGCGGCCGTGACGGCGGGCTGCCCGTACGTCGACTTCACCCCGTCCACCGGCCTGCGGCTGCCGGCCCTGACGGCGCTGGCCGACGAGCACCGCGTGCCGTACGCGGGCCACGACGGCAAGACCGGGGAGACGCTGCTGAAGTCGGTGCTCGCCCCGATGTTCGCCATGCGGCACCTCGAGGTCCGATCCTGGTCCGGGATCAACCTCCTCGGCGGCGGCGACGGCGCCACCCTCGCCGACCCGGACGCCAACGCCGCGAAGGTGCGCAGCAAGCAGCGGCTCCTCGGTGAGACGCTCGGTTACCTCCCGCAGGGCGGCACCCGGATCGAGTACGTCGAGGAACTGGGCGACTTCAAGACCGCCTGGGACCTGGTCACCTTCGCCGGCTTCCTCGGCACCGGCGGGCGGCTGCAGTTCACCTGGCACGGCTGCGACTCGGCGCTCGCCGCGCCCCTGGTGCTCGACCTGGCCCGGCTCACCGCCGCCGCGCACGCCGCCGGGCACACCGGCCCCCTGACCGACCTCGCCTTCTTCTTCAAGGACCCGCTCGGCACCACCACGCACGCCCTGGCCGACCAGTGGACCCGGCTGTGCGACCTCGCCCGCCGGCTGCACAAGGGAGGCACCGATGCCCCGCGTCGCTGA